The following are from one region of the Microbacterium sp. cx-55 genome:
- a CDS encoding DEAD/DEAH box helicase — protein sequence MTASLAELVRTAGDDADALYDAFLSWAVDRGIELYPAQDEAVIELVSGANVVLSTPTGTGKSLVAVAAHAACLARGGRSYYTAPIKALVSEKFFALVEIFGAENVGMVTGDSSVNPDASIICCTAEILANLALRHGSDADVDQVVMDEFHYYGDPDRGWAWQVPLLALPRAQFLLMSATLGDVTPITADLAQRTGRSTVEVTGAERPVPLHFSYERRPAHELVETLLEAGEAPIYIVHFSQLQAMERAQALASVKVTTRAQRDEIAEAIGAFRFTTAFGKTLSRLVRSGIGVHHAGMLPRYRRLVETLAQQGLLRVICGTDTLGVGINVPIRTVLLTALSKFDGTKMRQVSAREFHQIAGRAGRAGYDTYGNVVVMAPEWEIENAESLRRAGDDAAKRKKIVRKKAPAGVVNWGEGSFERLIEAPPEPLVPQMQLTAAMLINVIGRGGDVFADVRALVFDNHEPRARQLALARRALAIFRTLRTAGVVEVGPDGRIRLTVDLQPNFALNQPLSPFALAAIELLDPEDAAGAAGSGHYALDVVSVIEATLDDPRPVLKQQEFKARGEAVGAMKRDGIEYDERMALLEEVTHPKPLADLLAQSFEVFASSQPWIRDFELRPKSVVRDMFEQAFSFAEFVSWYQLGRSEGLVLRYLSDAYRAIRQTVPSEARTDELLDIIEWLGELVRQVDSSLVDEWESLIHPEATPLGAPIVPPAPPSVVTNRRAFTVLVRNELFRRVTLAARQRDDELVALDPEIDWPAVLDAYFDEHDEILTGGPARSPALCTIDESDATAGLWRVEQILDDPDGNHDWRIRAEVDLAASAEEGTAVVRVTEALRL from the coding sequence ATGACCGCATCCCTCGCCGAGCTCGTCAGAACCGCCGGCGACGACGCGGATGCGCTCTACGACGCCTTCCTGTCGTGGGCGGTCGATCGGGGCATCGAGCTCTACCCGGCACAGGACGAGGCGGTCATCGAACTCGTATCGGGCGCGAACGTCGTGCTCTCGACCCCCACCGGCACGGGCAAATCGCTCGTCGCGGTCGCCGCGCACGCTGCCTGCCTCGCCCGCGGCGGTCGCTCCTACTACACGGCGCCGATCAAGGCGCTCGTGAGCGAGAAGTTCTTCGCGCTCGTCGAGATCTTCGGGGCGGAGAACGTGGGCATGGTCACCGGGGACTCGTCGGTGAACCCGGATGCGTCGATCATCTGCTGCACGGCCGAGATCCTCGCGAATCTCGCGCTGCGGCACGGGTCGGATGCGGACGTCGACCAGGTCGTGATGGACGAGTTCCACTACTACGGCGATCCCGATCGCGGGTGGGCGTGGCAGGTGCCGCTGCTCGCCCTGCCGCGCGCGCAGTTCCTGCTGATGTCGGCGACCCTGGGCGACGTGACCCCGATCACGGCAGACCTGGCGCAGCGCACCGGCCGCAGCACCGTCGAGGTCACCGGAGCCGAACGCCCCGTCCCGCTGCACTTCTCCTATGAGCGGCGCCCCGCGCACGAGCTCGTCGAGACGCTGCTCGAGGCGGGCGAAGCACCCATCTACATCGTGCACTTCTCGCAGCTGCAGGCCATGGAACGCGCGCAAGCGCTCGCGAGCGTCAAGGTCACGACCCGCGCGCAGCGCGACGAGATCGCCGAGGCGATCGGCGCGTTCCGCTTCACGACCGCGTTCGGCAAGACGCTGTCGCGACTCGTGCGCTCGGGCATCGGCGTGCACCACGCGGGGATGCTGCCGCGCTACCGACGCCTCGTCGAGACCCTCGCCCAGCAAGGGCTGCTCCGCGTCATCTGCGGCACCGACACCCTCGGGGTCGGCATCAACGTGCCGATCCGCACCGTCCTGCTGACCGCGCTGTCGAAGTTCGACGGCACCAAGATGCGCCAGGTCAGCGCCCGCGAGTTCCACCAGATCGCCGGTCGCGCCGGACGCGCGGGCTACGACACCTACGGCAACGTCGTCGTGATGGCGCCCGAGTGGGAGATCGAGAACGCCGAGTCGCTGCGCCGGGCCGGCGACGACGCCGCGAAGCGCAAGAAGATCGTCCGCAAGAAGGCGCCGGCGGGCGTCGTGAACTGGGGCGAGGGGTCGTTCGAGCGACTCATCGAGGCGCCTCCGGAGCCGCTCGTTCCGCAGATGCAGCTCACCGCCGCGATGCTCATCAACGTCATCGGCCGCGGCGGCGACGTGTTCGCCGACGTCCGCGCGCTCGTGTTCGACAACCACGAACCGCGTGCCCGGCAGCTCGCGCTCGCCCGCCGCGCGCTGGCGATCTTCCGCACGCTCCGCACGGCCGGTGTCGTCGAGGTCGGGCCGGATGGCCGCATCCGGCTCACCGTCGACCTGCAACCCAACTTCGCCCTGAACCAGCCGCTGTCGCCGTTCGCGCTCGCCGCGATCGAATTGCTCGACCCGGAAGACGCCGCGGGGGCCGCCGGGTCGGGGCACTACGCCCTCGACGTCGTGAGCGTCATCGAGGCGACGCTCGACGACCCGCGGCCCGTGCTCAAACAGCAGGAGTTCAAAGCGCGCGGCGAAGCGGTCGGGGCGATGAAGCGCGACGGCATCGAGTACGACGAGCGGATGGCCCTTCTCGAGGAGGTCACGCACCCGAAGCCCCTCGCGGATCTCCTGGCGCAGTCGTTCGAGGTCTTCGCGAGCAGTCAGCCGTGGATCCGGGATTTCGAGCTGCGACCGAAGTCGGTCGTCCGTGACATGTTCGAGCAGGCGTTCTCGTTCGCCGAGTTCGTCTCGTGGTACCAGCTCGGCCGGAGCGAAGGCCTCGTGCTCCGCTACCTCAGCGACGCCTACCGGGCGATCCGGCAGACCGTGCCGTCCGAGGCCCGCACCGACGAACTGCTCGACATCATCGAGTGGCTCGGCGAGCTCGTGCGGCAGGTCGACTCGAGCCTCGTCGATGAGTGGGAGAGCCTCATCCACCCCGAGGCGACGCCGCTCGGTGCCCCGATCGTGCCGCCGGCGCCGCCATCCGTGGTCACCAACCGCCGCGCGTTCACGGTGCTCGTGCGCAACGAGCTGTTCCGCCGGGTGACGCTCGCCGCGCGGCAGCGCGACGACGAGCTCGTGGCGCTCGATCCCGAGATCGACTGGCCGGCCGTGCTCGACGCCTACTTCGACGAGCACGACGAGATCCTCACGGGTGGTCCCGCGCGGTCGCCCGCGCTGTGCACGATCGACGAGTCGGACGCGACCGCCGGTCTCTGGCGCGTGGAGCAGATCCTCGACGATCCGGACGGCAACCACGACTGGCGCATCCGCGCGGAGGTCGACCTCGCTGCATCCGCCGAAGAGGGCACCGCCGTCGTCCGGGTGACCGAGGCCCTGCGCCTGTAG
- a CDS encoding ECF transporter S component, with protein sequence MARPVVMSTRVLLICAAIGVVTGLLGGIAGWATLFVLSTVPIAYGLVLGVHVLPGIIAQEVLRLPWVALLTHVLAALVASATSPQWTLRYLGTAILFGGIQELVAALTRYRAWPTWRFYISAVIIGVVIAVAVAFAAHISSYAPWAQVAYLVVAVLAPAAWTAIGLRLGVGLRRAGVVRTGRR encoded by the coding sequence GTGGCCCGTCCCGTCGTCATGTCCACCCGCGTGCTGCTGATCTGCGCCGCGATCGGTGTCGTGACCGGCCTGCTCGGTGGCATCGCCGGCTGGGCCACGCTCTTCGTGCTCTCGACCGTGCCGATCGCGTACGGGTTGGTTCTCGGGGTGCACGTGCTGCCCGGCATCATCGCGCAGGAAGTGCTGCGGCTTCCCTGGGTCGCGCTTCTCACCCACGTGCTGGCGGCTCTGGTCGCGAGCGCGACGAGCCCGCAGTGGACACTCCGCTACCTCGGCACCGCCATCCTGTTCGGCGGGATCCAGGAGCTCGTCGCGGCGCTCACCCGCTATCGCGCCTGGCCCACGTGGCGTTTCTACATCTCGGCGGTCATCATCGGGGTGGTCATCGCGGTCGCGGTCGCCTTCGCGGCGCACATCTCCAGCTACGCACCGTGGGCGCAGGTCGCGTACCTCGTCGTCGCCGTGCTCGCGCCCGCCGCCTGGACCGCGATCGGTCTGCGGCTCGGCGTGGGGCTTCGCCGCGCCGGCGTCGTCCGCACCGGACGGCGGTGA
- a CDS encoding pirin family protein, which produces MTRLDAGPVEETTESAVECDGPRSVMLEAREVPLGGVRAMDVRRALPQRDLPMVGAWCFLDRFGPQRALMRVEPHPHIGLQTVTWPFEGVVRHRDSLGSDVLISRGALNLMTSGAGISHSEYSVTDEPIPLDALQLWVALPESRRHGAPAFEQHASLPQLTLPAVTGERAEAVVVMGEFAGTTSPASAFTPLVGAEVRVPAGSRVRVPLHPEWEYAIVGVDGDLRVTTDADTTETVGDMQLLYLGIQRDGIDVHSASGATFFLLGGEPFEDEIVMWWNFVGRSHEEIVAAREEWEAHSARFGRVADHGDVRVPAPPLPAVRLRRRGRRL; this is translated from the coding sequence ATGACGCGGCTCGATGCCGGTCCGGTCGAGGAGACCACCGAATCCGCCGTGGAGTGCGACGGACCCCGCTCGGTCATGCTCGAGGCGCGAGAGGTGCCGCTCGGCGGCGTGCGCGCGATGGACGTGCGGCGGGCCCTCCCGCAGCGCGACCTGCCGATGGTCGGCGCCTGGTGCTTCCTCGACCGCTTCGGGCCGCAGCGCGCGCTCATGCGCGTGGAGCCGCATCCGCACATCGGCCTGCAGACGGTGACCTGGCCGTTCGAGGGCGTCGTGCGTCACCGCGACTCGCTCGGCAGCGATGTGCTCATCTCGCGCGGTGCACTGAACCTCATGACGAGTGGTGCGGGCATCTCGCACAGCGAGTACTCCGTGACCGACGAGCCGATCCCGCTCGATGCCCTGCAGCTGTGGGTGGCATTGCCCGAGTCCCGACGCCACGGTGCCCCCGCGTTCGAGCAGCACGCGTCGCTGCCGCAACTGACCCTGCCCGCCGTCACGGGCGAGCGCGCCGAGGCGGTCGTCGTGATGGGCGAGTTCGCCGGCACGACGTCGCCCGCGAGCGCGTTCACGCCTCTCGTGGGGGCCGAGGTGCGGGTGCCCGCCGGGTCGCGTGTGCGGGTGCCGCTGCATCCGGAATGGGAGTACGCCATCGTCGGCGTCGACGGCGACCTGCGCGTGACGACGGATGCGGACACCACCGAGACCGTCGGCGACATGCAGTTGCTGTACCTCGGCATCCAGCGCGACGGAATCGATGTGCACTCCGCATCCGGGGCGACGTTCTTCCTCCTCGGCGGCGAACCGTTCGAGGACGAGATCGTCATGTGGTGGAACTTCGTCGGTCGCTCGCACGAGGAGATCGTCGCCGCCCGCGAGGAATGGGAGGCGCACTCCGCGCGCTTCGGTCGGGTCGCCGATCACGGCGATGTACGCGTGCCGGCGCCGCCGCTGCCCGCGGTGCGGCTGCGCCGTCGCGGGCGTCGCCTCTGA
- a CDS encoding GNAT family N-acetyltransferase, with translation MSEDDPTIQVVREDTEGQYVIRVDGRDAGFTRFQPDRRGRLVFPHTQVDPAYAGQGLGSRLISAAMADVASRGETVVPLCPFVAKYLRGHDVPGLDIAWPSSRLTGVEPPPPGDEPDASGGGGGER, from the coding sequence ATGAGCGAGGACGATCCGACGATCCAGGTGGTCCGCGAGGATACCGAGGGGCAGTACGTGATCCGCGTCGACGGTCGCGACGCGGGGTTCACCCGGTTCCAGCCCGACCGGCGCGGGCGGCTCGTGTTCCCCCACACGCAGGTGGACCCGGCGTATGCGGGGCAGGGTCTCGGGAGCCGGCTCATCTCCGCGGCGATGGCGGATGTCGCGTCGCGCGGTGAGACCGTCGTACCGCTGTGCCCGTTCGTGGCGAAGTACCTGCGCGGCCACGACGTGCCGGGCCTCGACATCGCCTGGCCCTCGAGTCGCCTCACCGGAGTGGAGCCGCCGCCCCCGGGCGACGAGCCCGACGCGAGCGGCGGCGGCGGCGGCGAGCGATGA
- a CDS encoding DUF1697 domain-containing protein — protein sequence MTTYLAFLRAINLGAKRVFPKDDIRRAVESAGFDDVVTHLNTGNVRFTSGMRSRPRIEEALERAFLADRGFDVPTIVFSAAEFAALAAEARALSAARPGLARHYVYLLKDELSAEVAAQVEATSGPLGEMVVSGRAAHALLGPGYADGTVDPLRAAKLLGVATNRNLNVVSGLAERWCTSTD from the coding sequence GTGACCACCTACCTTGCCTTCCTCCGCGCGATCAATCTTGGGGCGAAGCGCGTCTTCCCGAAGGACGACATCCGCCGCGCGGTGGAGTCCGCCGGCTTCGACGACGTCGTCACGCATCTGAACACGGGCAACGTGCGCTTCACGAGTGGGATGCGGTCGCGCCCCCGTATCGAGGAGGCGCTCGAGCGTGCGTTCCTCGCGGACCGCGGATTCGATGTGCCGACGATCGTGTTCTCCGCCGCCGAGTTCGCGGCGCTCGCCGCGGAGGCCCGCGCGCTCTCGGCGGCGCGCCCGGGACTCGCGCGGCATTACGTGTATCTGCTGAAGGACGAACTCTCGGCGGAGGTGGCGGCGCAGGTCGAGGCGACGTCCGGACCGCTCGGCGAGATGGTGGTGAGCGGTCGCGCGGCGCACGCGCTCCTCGGGCCCGGGTACGCCGACGGCACGGTCGATCCGCTTCGTGCGGCGAAGCTGCTCGGGGTGGCGACCAACCGCAACCTCAACGTCGTCTCGGGTCTCGCCGAGCGCTGGTGCACCTCGACCGACTGA
- a CDS encoding TetR/AcrR family transcriptional regulator — protein sequence MTDVPTAESSADTPERRRLAGLVADLILADGMLDHSLSGIARQIGSNNRMLLYYFGSKGGLLQAAAARASERFPHLAAVFDRLGADDLPLEARLLRAWDDIGDEANRPYLVMFFHRFGVAIGAPDEWAEFLGELGTGWVALVRDVLVAEGYPQTAAENAATRIVAQWRGLQFALLCGMPAAVLSDAYRVGIRELLAGLPPRAHASD from the coding sequence GTGACGGACGTGCCCACCGCCGAATCCTCCGCCGACACCCCCGAGCGGCGGCGCCTTGCGGGGCTCGTCGCCGATCTGATCCTCGCCGACGGGATGCTCGACCACAGCCTCTCGGGCATCGCGCGCCAGATCGGTTCGAACAACCGGATGCTGCTGTACTACTTCGGCTCCAAGGGCGGCCTGCTCCAAGCGGCGGCTGCGCGGGCGTCCGAGCGTTTTCCGCACCTCGCGGCGGTCTTCGACCGTCTCGGCGCCGACGATCTGCCCCTGGAGGCCCGCCTGCTGCGGGCATGGGACGACATCGGCGACGAGGCGAACCGCCCGTACCTGGTGATGTTCTTCCACCGGTTCGGAGTCGCGATCGGCGCCCCCGACGAGTGGGCGGAGTTTCTCGGCGAGCTCGGCACGGGCTGGGTCGCGCTCGTGCGCGACGTGCTCGTCGCCGAGGGATACCCGCAGACCGCGGCCGAGAACGCTGCGACCCGCATCGTCGCGCAGTGGCGCGGCCTGCAGTTCGCGCTGCTGTGCGGAATGCCGGCGGCGGTGCTGTCGGATGCGTATCGCGTCGGCATCCGCGAACTCCTCGCCGGACTCCCGCCGCGCGCGCACGCTTCCGACTGA
- a CDS encoding glycoside hydrolase family 3 N-terminal domain-containing protein — protein MRAHVGWGKVAAVALVAAAVLTGCAAERPVGTEPASAAPTPTATPTPTPADPIAGLDLDERVGQLFMVGTSVDGADPTTLAAVADQRVAGIFLHGRSSAGAGATAALVAQFTAVHDSASPRLWVATDQEGGDVQVLSGDGFEKMPTALTSAQRDDATLRADAARWGAQLRAAGIDMNLAPVADIVTSPETARDNKPIGIYNREYGFDEATVAAKSGAFAQGMRDAGVLPTLKHFPGLGRVTGNTDYAADVVDGQVGADSPDVSVYRTLLPQGPAVVMMSTAVYDRIDPSAPAAFSAPVVTGLLRGDLGFDGVVMTDDLSAPEQVARWSPGERATLAVDAGVDLLLVSADASVFPEMYEAVRSRAESDPAFAEKVDDAARRVVELKADFP, from the coding sequence ATGCGCGCACACGTCGGATGGGGGAAGGTCGCGGCCGTCGCGCTCGTCGCGGCCGCCGTACTCACCGGCTGCGCGGCGGAGCGGCCCGTCGGCACCGAACCGGCGTCCGCCGCGCCGACCCCGACCGCCACCCCGACGCCCACTCCGGCGGATCCGATCGCGGGACTCGACCTCGACGAGCGCGTCGGGCAGCTGTTCATGGTCGGCACGTCCGTCGACGGCGCCGACCCGACCACCCTTGCGGCCGTCGCCGATCAGCGTGTCGCCGGCATCTTCCTGCACGGGCGTTCGTCGGCCGGGGCCGGCGCCACCGCCGCGCTCGTCGCCCAGTTCACGGCCGTGCACGATTCCGCATCGCCGCGACTCTGGGTCGCGACCGACCAGGAGGGCGGCGATGTGCAGGTGCTCAGCGGCGACGGGTTCGAGAAGATGCCGACGGCGCTGACGTCCGCTCAGCGCGACGACGCGACCCTGCGGGCCGACGCGGCGCGGTGGGGTGCGCAGCTTCGCGCTGCGGGCATCGACATGAACCTCGCGCCCGTTGCGGATATCGTGACGAGCCCCGAGACCGCCCGCGACAACAAGCCGATCGGCATCTACAACCGCGAGTACGGGTTCGACGAGGCGACTGTCGCCGCGAAGTCCGGTGCGTTCGCGCAGGGGATGCGGGATGCGGGCGTACTGCCGACGCTGAAGCACTTCCCGGGCCTCGGTCGGGTGACCGGCAATACCGACTACGCGGCCGATGTCGTCGACGGCCAGGTCGGCGCCGACTCGCCCGACGTCTCGGTCTACCGCACGCTGCTGCCGCAGGGCCCCGCGGTCGTGATGATGTCGACCGCCGTGTACGACCGGATCGATCCGAGCGCTCCGGCGGCGTTCTCGGCGCCCGTGGTGACGGGGCTCCTCCGCGGCGACCTGGGTTTCGACGGGGTCGTGATGACCGACGACCTCTCGGCTCCCGAGCAGGTGGCGCGGTGGTCGCCGGGTGAACGTGCGACCCTCGCGGTGGATGCGGGCGTCGACCTTCTCCTCGTCTCCGCGGATGCCTCGGTGTTCCCCGAGATGTACGAGGCGGTGCGCTCGCGGGCCGAGTCCGACCCCGCGTTCGCCGAGAAGGTCGACGACGCCGCCCGCCGGGTCGTCGAGTTGAAAGCGGATTTCCCCTGA